A window from Balearica regulorum gibbericeps isolate bBalReg1 chromosome 1, bBalReg1.pri, whole genome shotgun sequence encodes these proteins:
- the BTG1 gene encoding protein BTG1: MHPALYTRASMIREIAAAVGFISKFLRTKGLMNERQLQTFSQSLQELLAEHYKHHWFPEKPCKGSGYRCIRINHKMDPLIGQAAQRIGLSSQELFQLLPSELTLWVDPYEVSYRIGEDGSICVLYEAAPAGGSQNNTNMQMVDSRISCKEELLLGRTSPSKSYNMMTVSG, translated from the exons ATGCATCCCGCCCTGTACACCCGGGCCAGCATGATACGCGAGATCGCCGCGGCCGTGGGCTTCATCTCCAAGTTCTTGCGGACCAAGGGGCTGATGAACGAGCGGCAGCTGCAGACCTTCAGCCAGagcctgcaggagctgctggcag aacaTTATAAACACCACTGGTTCCCAGAAAAGCCATGCAAGGGATCAGGTTACCGATGTATCCGGATCAACCATAAAATGGATCCTCTCATTGGACAGGCAGCACAGCGGATTGGATTGAGCAGTCAGGAACTGTTCCAGCTTCTTCCAAGCGAACTCACTCTATGGGTTGACCCGTATGAAGTGTCCTATCGTATTGGAGAGGATGGCTCAATCTGTGTGCTGTACGAAGCTGCACCAGCAGGAGGTAGCCAAAATAACACCAACATGCAAATGGTAGACAGCAGAATAAGCTGTAAGGAGGAACTTCTCTTGGGCAGAACTAGCCCTTCCAAAAGCTACAATATGATGACTGTATCAGGTTAA